One window from the genome of Pseudomonas frederiksbergensis encodes:
- a CDS encoding class I SAM-dependent methyltransferase, whose amino-acid sequence MPKTIELDFSVKYDEQHARQYCHKHRSGLSRRLSNRRDHQLARRALALAGDPGLVLDLPCGAGRFWSLLAEKTNRVIIGADNSEAMLQTARNLQPADFVNRVQLLHTSAFDIALPDNAVDSIFCMRLLHHIGEPAHRLAMLREFGRVSRDSVIVSLWVDGNFKAWKRKRLERTRGQKDYQNRFVLPVATVEGEFRQAGFRIQERLDFLPLYAMWRVYVLRKG is encoded by the coding sequence ATGCCCAAGACCATCGAGCTGGATTTTTCCGTAAAGTATGACGAACAGCACGCCAGGCAATATTGCCATAAACACCGCAGCGGCTTGAGCCGCCGCCTCTCAAACCGTCGCGACCACCAACTGGCCCGCCGCGCCCTGGCGTTGGCCGGTGATCCTGGCTTGGTGTTGGACCTTCCCTGCGGCGCCGGGCGGTTCTGGTCGTTGCTGGCCGAAAAAACGAATCGGGTCATCATCGGCGCGGATAATTCCGAAGCCATGTTGCAAACGGCGAGGAACCTCCAACCCGCCGATTTTGTAAATCGGGTACAGCTTTTGCACACGTCTGCGTTCGACATTGCCTTGCCTGATAACGCCGTCGACAGTATTTTTTGCATGCGCTTGTTGCACCACATTGGTGAGCCCGCGCACCGACTGGCCATGCTGCGTGAATTCGGGCGTGTCAGCCGCGACAGTGTGATCGTTTCATTGTGGGTTGATGGGAATTTCAAGGCTTGGAAACGCAAGCGTCTCGAGCGCACTCGTGGGCAGAAAGACTACCAGAACCGATTTGTGTTACCTGTCGCTACAGTCGAGGGTGAATTCCGACAGGCTGGCTTTCGCATCCAGGAACGCCTGGATTTCCTACCGTTGTATGCCATGTGGCGAGTTTATGTCTTACGCAAGGGGTAA
- a CDS encoding co-chaperone GroES, whose translation MKLRPLHDRVVIRRSEEEKKTAGGIVLPGSAAEKANHGEVLAVGPGKALENGEVRAPAVKVGDKVVFGPYSGSNTVKVDGEDLLVMSENEILAVLEG comes from the coding sequence ATGAAGCTTCGTCCTCTGCATGACCGCGTCGTCATCCGTCGCAGCGAAGAAGAGAAGAAAACCGCTGGCGGTATCGTCCTGCCAGGTTCGGCTGCCGAAAAAGCCAACCACGGTGAAGTTCTCGCTGTAGGTCCAGGCAAGGCCCTGGAAAACGGTGAAGTACGTGCGCCGGCCGTGAAAGTGGGTGACAAGGTTGTGTTCGGCCCTTACTCCGGCAGCAACACTGTGAAAGTCGACGGCGAAGACCTGTTGGTAATGAGCGAGAACGAAATCCTCGCCGTTCTCGAAGGCTGA
- the colR gene encoding two-component system response regulator ColR encodes MRILLVEDNRDILANLADYLGLKGYTVDCAQDGLSGLHLAATEHYDLIVLDIMLPGIDGYTLCKRLREDARRDTPVIMLTARDQLDDRLQGFKSGADDYLVKPFALSELAARIEAVMRRAQGGGRRALQVGDLSYDLDTLEVTREGRLLKLNPVGLKLLAVLMQKSPHVLRREILEEALWGDDCPDSDSLRSHVHQLRQVIDKPFEKPLLHTVHGVGYRLAEGRDGV; translated from the coding sequence ATGCGAATTCTATTGGTCGAAGACAACCGCGACATTCTGGCCAACCTGGCCGATTACCTGGGGCTCAAGGGCTATACCGTCGATTGTGCCCAGGACGGTTTGTCGGGATTGCACCTGGCCGCCACCGAGCACTACGACCTGATCGTGCTCGATATCATGTTGCCGGGCATCGATGGCTACACCTTGTGCAAGCGCTTGCGTGAAGACGCGCGGCGCGATACGCCGGTGATCATGCTCACCGCGCGTGACCAACTGGACGATCGCCTGCAGGGCTTCAAGTCCGGGGCCGACGATTACCTGGTCAAGCCTTTTGCGTTGTCCGAGCTGGCGGCGCGGATCGAAGCGGTCATGCGTCGCGCCCAGGGCGGAGGGCGGCGGGCGTTGCAGGTCGGCGACCTGAGCTACGACCTCGACACGCTGGAAGTGACCCGCGAAGGTCGGCTACTCAAGCTCAACCCCGTAGGCCTCAAGTTACTGGCGGTACTGATGCAGAAAAGCCCCCATGTATTGCGACGCGAAATTCTCGAAGAGGCCTTGTGGGGCGATGACTGCCCGGACAGCGATAGCTTGCGCAGCCACGTCCACCAACTGCGCCAAGTGATCGACAAACCGTTCGAGAAACCGTTGCTGCACACGGTGCACGGCGTCGGTTACCGCTTGGCCGAGGGCCGGGATGGAGTTTAA
- a CDS encoding FxsA family protein, translated as MRPFLLLFLLFPVLELFVFVKVSGAIGFFPALLLVILGSMLGVFVLRIAGLATALRARESLSRGELPAQTMLEGLMLALGGGLLILPGFISDVLGLVMLLPFTRRLLANKMRQRAEEQAMRQRAFADDLQPRGGPAPREPVGREPNVIEGEFEHRDSK; from the coding sequence ATGCGCCCTTTTTTGTTGCTCTTTCTGCTGTTCCCGGTGTTGGAGCTGTTCGTATTCGTCAAGGTCAGCGGTGCGATCGGGTTCTTCCCGGCGCTATTGCTGGTCATTCTCGGCTCGATGCTCGGTGTCTTCGTGCTGCGTATCGCCGGTCTCGCCACGGCGCTGCGTGCCCGTGAAAGCCTGAGCCGTGGCGAGTTGCCTGCCCAGACCATGCTCGAAGGCCTGATGCTGGCCTTGGGTGGTGGCCTGTTGATCCTGCCAGGTTTCATCAGCGACGTGCTGGGCTTGGTCATGCTGTTGCCGTTTACCCGTCGGTTGCTCGCCAATAAGATGCGGCAGCGCGCCGAAGAGCAGGCGATGCGCCAGCGAGCGTTCGCCGATGATCTTCAACCCCGTGGCGGACCGGCTCCGCGTGAGCCTGTGGGCCGCGAGCCTAACGTGATCGAAGGCGAGTTCGAACACCGGGATTCCAAGTAA
- a CDS encoding SDR family oxidoreductase has protein sequence MQLTDKVIIITGGCQGLGRSMAEYFADKGAKLALVDLNQEKLDQAVAACAAKGVEARAYLCNVANEDQVVDMVARVAEDFGAIHGLINNAGILRDGLLLKVKDGDMTKMSLAQWQAVIDVNLTGVFLCTREVAAKMVELKNSGAIINISSISRAGNIGQTNYSAAKAGVAAATVTWAKELARYGIRVAGIAPGFIETEMTLGMKPEALERMTSVIPLKRMGKPEEIAHSAAYIFENDYYTGRILEMDGGMRI, from the coding sequence ATGCAACTCACTGACAAAGTAATCATTATCACCGGCGGTTGCCAGGGCCTGGGTCGCTCCATGGCCGAGTATTTCGCCGACAAGGGCGCCAAGCTAGCGCTGGTCGACCTCAATCAGGAAAAACTCGACCAGGCGGTTGCCGCCTGCGCAGCCAAGGGCGTCGAGGCCCGCGCCTATTTGTGCAACGTTGCCAATGAAGACCAGGTGGTCGACATGGTCGCCCGGGTCGCTGAGGACTTCGGCGCGATCCACGGGCTGATCAACAACGCCGGCATCCTGCGTGACGGTCTGTTGCTCAAGGTCAAGGACGGCGATATGACCAAAATGAGCCTCGCCCAGTGGCAGGCCGTGATCGACGTCAATCTCACCGGTGTGTTCCTGTGCACCCGCGAAGTGGCGGCGAAAATGGTCGAGCTGAAGAACAGCGGTGCGATCATCAATATCTCGTCGATCTCGCGCGCCGGCAACATCGGCCAGACCAACTACTCGGCCGCCAAGGCCGGCGTGGCCGCTGCGACCGTGACCTGGGCCAAGGAACTGGCGCGCTACGGTATCCGCGTGGCGGGCATCGCACCAGGCTTCATCGAAACCGAAATGACCCTGGGCATGAAACCGGAAGCCTTGGAAAGAATGACCTCCGTGATCCCGCTCAAGCGCATGGGCAAGCCCGAGGAGATCGCGCATTCGGCCGCCTATATCTTCGAGAACGACTACTACACCGGACGGATCCTGGAGATGGATGGAGGGATGCGGATCTAA
- a CDS encoding sensor histidine kinase produces MEFKQSLAQRIIIAFALMSALVAGAFAMGIVATVHLVEEKLISAGLGGDLQRLLLMDNVSDWSHRPEPDQLFYFSGGPGDFELPKDLRHLDRGFHEVFREQLSYHAMVEIVDGRHYVLLQDQSDFEERERVLFAVVLVGFVLSLALAVFLGWVLARRVMAPVVRLARQVRHRDQLLGLAPPLAPDYAADEVGELAVAFDATLGRLRQALTRERLFTSDVSHELRTPLMVLATSCELLLENPALDPRGRTQVERINRASEEMRELVQTFLMLARAQREDNAISPRSTLGQVAENLLGVWRAPIESKGLSLVFEPGQTADTQYNATFLTAVMGNLLRNALHYTDQGFIRVSLTATGFVVEDSGVGIPEEKREAMFEPFVRGNEKRGEGLGLGLSLVQRICEDQGWTVSLSTMEPNGCRFEVELDPKR; encoded by the coding sequence ATGGAGTTTAAGCAGAGCCTTGCCCAGCGGATCATCATTGCGTTCGCGTTAATGAGCGCGTTGGTGGCAGGCGCGTTTGCCATGGGCATCGTGGCAACCGTTCACCTGGTTGAAGAAAAACTGATTTCCGCCGGGCTTGGCGGAGACCTGCAACGCCTGTTGCTGATGGACAACGTTTCCGACTGGAGCCATCGGCCCGAACCCGACCAGTTGTTCTATTTCAGCGGCGGCCCAGGTGATTTCGAATTGCCCAAGGACCTGCGCCATCTGGATCGTGGTTTTCACGAAGTGTTTCGCGAACAACTGTCCTATCACGCCATGGTGGAAATCGTCGACGGTCGGCATTACGTGTTGCTCCAGGACCAGAGCGATTTCGAAGAGCGCGAGCGGGTACTGTTCGCCGTGGTGCTGGTGGGCTTCGTGCTCAGTCTGGCGCTGGCGGTATTCCTCGGTTGGGTGCTGGCACGCCGGGTGATGGCGCCGGTCGTGCGCCTGGCTCGCCAGGTTCGGCATCGCGACCAGCTCCTCGGACTTGCTCCGCCGCTCGCTCCGGACTATGCCGCCGACGAAGTGGGCGAGCTCGCCGTGGCGTTCGATGCGACGTTGGGGCGACTGCGCCAGGCCTTGACCCGTGAACGATTGTTCACCAGTGACGTCAGCCATGAGCTGCGTACTCCGTTGATGGTGCTGGCCACTTCCTGTGAATTGCTGCTGGAGAACCCGGCGCTCGACCCGCGGGGTCGTACCCAGGTCGAGCGCATCAACCGCGCCAGTGAAGAAATGCGCGAATTGGTGCAGACGTTCCTCATGCTTGCCCGGGCCCAGCGCGAAGACAATGCAATCTCCCCTCGGTCGACCCTTGGACAGGTTGCGGAAAACCTGCTGGGTGTCTGGCGCGCGCCGATCGAGTCCAAAGGCCTGAGTTTGGTCTTCGAACCGGGGCAAACCGCTGATACGCAATACAACGCCACCTTCCTGACGGCCGTCATGGGCAACCTGTTGCGCAATGCCTTGCATTACACCGACCAGGGGTTTATTCGCGTCTCCCTGACGGCCACTGGATTTGTGGTCGAGGACAGCGGCGTGGGCATTCCCGAAGAGAAGCGCGAGGCGATGTTCGAGCCGTTCGTGCGCGGCAATGAAAAGCGAGGCGAGGGCTTGGGGCTGGGTCTTTCGCTGGTGCAACGAATCTGTGAGGACCAGGGTTGGACAGTGAGCCTCAGCACAATGGAGCCGAACGGTTGCCGTTTCGAGGTGGAGCTGGATCCAAAGAGGTGA
- a CDS encoding lipopolysaccharide kinase InaA family protein, which yields MVVLATEAPTVSRGCFEHFWGLSGEWVEPANTRRGGESGVQRIHSDGGLLYSKRQTGHIYRSLLYPFGRPTVLREEQALAALTELNITVPRIVFCGAQRDPVHKWRALLITHALDGFEQIEHWYAAGGRERHGEAVHDCVLQALAEDLARMHKARWQHGCLYIKHVFVRVTGDGESTKAEVALLDLEKSRQRLTARSAASHDMKQLRRHSSFHDGDWEKLVYFYTAAFGSAIKGL from the coding sequence ATGGTTGTACTGGCAACGGAAGCCCCGACGGTTTCCCGTGGTTGCTTTGAGCATTTCTGGGGTCTGAGCGGTGAATGGGTGGAGCCAGCCAATACGCGGCGAGGCGGTGAAAGCGGTGTGCAGCGGATCCATAGTGACGGCGGACTGCTCTATTCCAAACGCCAGACCGGCCACATCTACCGTAGCCTGCTATACCCCTTCGGCCGTCCCACTGTGTTGCGTGAAGAACAAGCGCTGGCGGCGCTGACGGAGCTCAACATCACCGTACCGCGAATCGTTTTCTGCGGAGCGCAGAGGGATCCGGTACATAAGTGGCGCGCACTGCTAATTACCCATGCACTGGATGGCTTCGAGCAAATCGAGCATTGGTACGCCGCAGGCGGCCGCGAACGTCATGGCGAGGCCGTGCATGACTGTGTGCTCCAGGCGTTGGCAGAAGACCTGGCCCGCATGCACAAGGCGCGTTGGCAGCATGGTTGTCTCTATATCAAGCATGTATTCGTTCGAGTGACAGGGGATGGCGAGTCGACCAAGGCCGAGGTGGCATTGCTGGACCTGGAAAAAAGCCGTCAACGCTTGACTGCCCGAAGCGCCGCCTCCCATGACATGAAGCAGCTACGGCGCCATTCGTCGTTCCATGATGGTGATTGGGAAAAGCTCGTCTATTTTTATACAGCGGCGTTTGGCAGCGCTATCAAAGGTTTGTAG
- the groL gene encoding chaperonin GroEL (60 kDa chaperone family; promotes refolding of misfolded polypeptides especially under stressful conditions; forms two stacked rings of heptamers to form a barrel-shaped 14mer; ends can be capped by GroES; misfolded proteins enter the barrel where they are refolded when GroES binds) — MAAKEVKFGDSARKKMLAGVNVLADAVKATLGPKGRNVIIEKSFGAPTITKDGVSVAKEIELKDRFENMGAQLVKDVASRANDDAGDGTTTATVLAQSIVNEGLKAVAAGMNPMDLKRGIDKATIAIVKELKGLAKPCADSKAIAQVGTISANSDNSIGDIIAEAMEKVGKEGVITVEEGSGLENELSVVEGMQFDRGYLSPYFVNKPDTMVAELDSPLILLVDKKISNIREMLPVLEAVAKAGRPLLIVAEDVEGEALATLVVNNMRGIVKVAAVKAPGFGDRRKAMLQDIAVLTGGTVISEEIGLSLESTTLEHLGNAKRVILSKENTTVIDGAGNDADIQARVTQIRAQVAETSSDYDREKLQERLAKLSGGVAVIKVGAGSEVEMKEKKARVEDALHATRAAVEEGVVPGGGVALVRALQAISELKGDNDDQNVGIQLLRRAVEAPLRQIVANSGDEPSVVVDKVKQGSGNYGYNAATGEYGDMIEMGILDPAKVTRSALQAASSIASLMITTEAMIAEIKEDAPAGGGMPDMGGMGGMGGMM, encoded by the coding sequence ATGGCTGCTAAAGAAGTTAAATTCGGCGATTCCGCCCGCAAGAAAATGCTCGCCGGTGTCAACGTCCTGGCTGACGCAGTAAAAGCGACCCTGGGCCCGAAAGGCCGTAACGTGATCATCGAGAAAAGCTTCGGCGCTCCGACCATCACCAAGGACGGCGTTTCCGTAGCCAAGGAAATCGAGCTGAAAGATCGCTTCGAAAACATGGGCGCGCAGCTGGTCAAGGACGTTGCCTCCCGTGCCAACGATGACGCCGGCGACGGTACCACCACCGCGACCGTACTGGCTCAGTCGATCGTCAACGAAGGCCTGAAAGCCGTCGCTGCCGGCATGAACCCGATGGACCTCAAGCGCGGCATCGACAAGGCGACCATCGCCATCGTCAAGGAACTCAAGGGCCTGGCCAAGCCATGCGCTGACTCCAAGGCGATCGCCCAGGTGGGTACCATCTCGGCCAACTCCGACAATTCCATCGGCGACATCATTGCCGAAGCCATGGAAAAAGTCGGCAAGGAAGGCGTGATCACTGTTGAAGAAGGCTCGGGCCTGGAAAACGAACTGTCGGTCGTAGAAGGCATGCAGTTCGACCGTGGCTACCTGTCGCCATACTTCGTCAACAAGCCAGACACCATGGTTGCCGAGCTGGACAGCCCGCTGATCCTGCTGGTCGACAAGAAGATCTCTAACATCCGCGAAATGCTGCCAGTGCTGGAAGCCGTTGCCAAGGCCGGTCGCCCATTGCTGATCGTGGCTGAAGACGTCGAAGGCGAAGCCCTGGCGACCCTGGTCGTGAACAACATGCGTGGCATCGTCAAAGTCGCAGCCGTCAAGGCGCCAGGCTTCGGCGACCGTCGCAAGGCCATGCTGCAGGACATCGCCGTACTGACCGGCGGTACCGTTATCTCCGAAGAGATCGGCCTGAGCCTGGAAAGCACCACCCTGGAGCACCTGGGTAACGCCAAGCGCGTGATCCTGTCCAAGGAAAACACCACCGTGATCGACGGTGCTGGCAACGACGCCGATATCCAGGCTCGTGTGACCCAGATCCGCGCACAAGTGGCCGAGACTTCGTCCGACTACGACCGTGAAAAACTGCAAGAGCGCCTGGCCAAGCTGTCCGGCGGCGTTGCTGTGATCAAGGTTGGCGCCGGCTCCGAAGTTGAAATGAAAGAGAAGAAAGCCCGCGTTGAAGACGCCCTGCACGCCACCCGCGCAGCCGTCGAAGAAGGCGTGGTACCTGGCGGCGGCGTGGCACTGGTTCGTGCCCTGCAAGCCATCAGCGAGCTGAAAGGCGACAACGACGACCAGAACGTTGGTATCCAGTTGCTGCGTCGCGCTGTTGAAGCTCCACTGCGCCAGATCGTTGCCAACTCCGGCGACGAGCCAAGCGTAGTGGTCGACAAGGTCAAGCAGGGTTCGGGTAACTACGGTTACAACGCTGCTACCGGCGAATACGGCGACATGATCGAAATGGGTATCCTGGACCCAGCCAAAGTGACTCGTTCGGCTCTGCAAGCGGCTTCGTCGATTGCCAGCCTGATGATCACCACCGAGGCGATGATCGCTGAAATCAAGGAAGACGCTCCAGCTGGCGGCGGCATGCCAGACATGGGCGGCATGGGTGGCATGGGCGGCATGATGTAA
- the apbC gene encoding iron-sulfur cluster carrier protein ApbC gives MSAVNRAAVEAVLRQYTDPYLNQDPVSAGCVRAIDIHGDRVNVQLEIGYAADLFKNGWAQMLQMAIEGLDGVTTAKVDVTRVIASHKAQAQVPGLANVKNVIAVASGKGGVGKSTTAANLALALAREGAKVGILDADIYGPSQGIMFGIAEGTRPQIKDQKWFVPIQSHGVEVMSMAFLTDDNTPMVWRGPMVSGALLQLVTQTAWGDLDYLVIDMPPGTGDIQLTLAQKVPVAGAVIVTTPQDLALLDARKGVEMFRKVNIPVLGVVENMAVHICSNCGHAEHLFGEGGGEKLATQYGVELLASLPLSMVIREQADGGKPTVIAEPDSQIAMVYQELARHVGARIVLQEAASPVMPNITVSDD, from the coding sequence ATGAGCGCCGTCAATCGCGCAGCGGTGGAAGCCGTCCTTCGCCAGTACACCGACCCCTACCTGAACCAAGACCCGGTCAGCGCCGGATGCGTGCGCGCCATCGACATCCACGGAGATCGTGTCAACGTCCAGCTGGAAATCGGCTACGCCGCCGACCTGTTCAAGAACGGTTGGGCGCAGATGCTGCAGATGGCCATCGAGGGCCTGGATGGCGTGACAACTGCAAAGGTCGACGTCACCCGCGTGATTGCCAGCCACAAGGCCCAGGCCCAGGTTCCCGGGTTGGCGAACGTCAAGAACGTGATCGCGGTGGCCTCGGGCAAGGGCGGCGTGGGCAAGTCCACCACCGCCGCCAACCTGGCCCTGGCCCTGGCTCGGGAAGGGGCCAAGGTAGGCATTCTCGACGCGGACATCTACGGTCCGAGCCAGGGCATCATGTTTGGCATCGCCGAGGGCACCCGACCGCAGATCAAGGACCAGAAGTGGTTCGTGCCGATCCAGTCGCACGGCGTGGAGGTGATGTCCATGGCGTTCCTGACCGACGACAACACACCCATGGTCTGGCGTGGGCCGATGGTGTCCGGGGCGTTGCTGCAACTGGTCACGCAAACCGCCTGGGGTGACCTGGATTACCTGGTGATCGACATGCCGCCGGGCACCGGCGACATCCAGCTGACCCTGGCGCAGAAAGTCCCGGTGGCCGGCGCGGTGATCGTCACCACGCCTCAGGACCTGGCCTTGCTGGATGCGCGCAAGGGCGTGGAGATGTTCCGCAAGGTCAACATCCCGGTGCTGGGCGTAGTGGAGAACATGGCCGTGCACATCTGCTCCAACTGCGGGCATGCCGAGCATCTGTTCGGTGAAGGCGGAGGGGAGAAACTGGCTACCCAGTACGGGGTCGAGTTGCTGGCTTCGCTACCGCTGTCGATGGTGATCCGCGAGCAGGCCGACGGCGGCAAGCCAACCGTCATCGCCGAACCGGACAGCCAGATCGCCATGGTCTACCAAGAGCTCGCGCGCCACGTTGGCGCGCGGATCGTGCTGCAGGAAGCCGCATCGCCGGTGATGCCGAACATCACTGTCAGCGACGATTGA
- a CDS encoding phosphatase PAP2 family protein, whose protein sequence is MVCATNRPASSPLNFRIALGLPAVVALALVLLELTTLDMDLARLFYSADGGFIGRHSFFLEDLLHDRAKQMVIGFSVLAVAGFIASFFIDRLKPIKRELGCLVLSLALATAFVTPLKAVTAVQCPWSLKEFGGKETYSELLSPRPATDKPGRCWPGGHAATGFTLFALFFVLRDRRPRLARRSLVFAFTLGTVFSIGRMMQGAHFFSHNVWTAVFCWLICLGCYYFVLYRPAPTPERMALNHPANA, encoded by the coding sequence ATGGTTTGCGCCACCAATCGCCCTGCTTCCAGCCCCTTGAATTTCAGGATCGCCCTGGGGCTTCCCGCTGTTGTCGCGCTAGCGCTGGTGCTGCTGGAGCTGACGACGCTGGACATGGACCTGGCCCGGCTTTTCTACAGTGCTGACGGTGGATTCATCGGTCGGCACAGCTTTTTTCTCGAAGACCTCCTGCATGACCGGGCCAAGCAGATGGTCATCGGGTTCTCCGTCCTGGCAGTCGCAGGGTTTATCGCTTCGTTTTTTATCGATCGGCTCAAACCGATCAAGCGTGAACTGGGTTGCCTGGTCTTGTCGCTGGCGCTGGCAACGGCCTTTGTCACGCCGCTGAAAGCGGTGACGGCGGTGCAATGCCCTTGGAGCCTGAAGGAGTTTGGCGGCAAGGAAACCTACAGCGAATTGCTGAGCCCGCGCCCGGCCACCGACAAACCTGGCCGTTGCTGGCCCGGCGGTCACGCCGCCACCGGTTTCACACTGTTCGCGTTGTTCTTCGTGCTGCGGGATCGCCGCCCGCGCCTGGCCCGTCGTTCCCTGGTCTTCGCCTTCACCCTGGGCACGGTGTTCTCCATCGGTCGGATGATGCAAGGGGCGCACTTCTTTTCCCACAACGTCTGGACAGCGGTGTTCTGTTGGCTGATTTGCCTGGGGTGCTATTACTTCGTGCTGTACCGACCGGCTCCTACGCCAGAGCGCATGGCCCTCAACCATCCCGCGAATGCCTGA
- a CDS encoding HugZ family protein, translating to MSVEAAKHARELLLKEYRGMLSTHSKSMPGFPFGSVVPYCLDEQGRPLILISRIAQHTHNLQKDPKCSMLVGERGAEDVQAVGRLTYLAEARKLEDSVAIDAAAERYYRYFPESQNYHKAHDFDFWALDPVRHRYIGGFGAIHWIDQITLANPFAGRAEASMIEHMNADHANAIAHYVELSGLPDNEPAQLVGIDSEGMHLRIGQGLHWLAFPNPCNTPTQVREALVYLAHAQQWPKNAEVDA from the coding sequence TTGAGCGTTGAAGCTGCCAAGCATGCCCGTGAACTGCTGCTCAAGGAATACCGCGGGATGCTCTCGACCCATTCCAAATCCATGCCCGGCTTTCCGTTCGGCTCCGTGGTGCCCTATTGCCTGGACGAACAAGGCCGGCCGCTGATCCTGATCAGCCGTATCGCCCAGCACACTCATAATCTGCAAAAAGATCCCAAATGCTCGATGCTGGTCGGCGAACGCGGCGCCGAAGATGTGCAGGCGGTGGGGCGCCTGACCTATCTGGCAGAGGCGCGCAAACTCGAGGACAGCGTCGCCATCGACGCCGCCGCCGAGCGTTATTACCGCTATTTTCCTGAGTCGCAGAACTACCATAAGGCCCATGACTTCGATTTCTGGGCACTCGACCCGGTGCGCCATCGCTACATTGGTGGGTTTGGCGCGATTCACTGGATTGACCAGATCACCCTGGCCAACCCTTTCGCCGGCAGGGCCGAAGCCAGCATGATCGAACACATGAATGCCGATCACGCCAATGCCATCGCCCATTACGTGGAATTGAGCGGCCTGCCGGACAATGAACCGGCGCAACTGGTCGGCATCGACAGCGAAGGCATGCACTTGCGCATCGGGCAGGGCCTGCATTGGTTGGCGTTTCCAAACCCTTGCAACACGCCGACACAAGTGCGCGAAGCCTTGGTTTATCTGGCTCACGCCCAGCAATGGCCAAAAAATGCCGAGGTCGATGCTTGA